The Fluviicola sp. genome contains a region encoding:
- a CDS encoding SDR family oxidoreductase has protein sequence MKTKTILITGAASGFGEGTAIGLAKLGHKVIAGVQIAPQLTSMRQKVAELGLQDNIEVIKLDILDKYDVRNALKLDIDVFFSNAGIGESGPAFEIPLDLVRGNYETNVFAPLELAQGFSSKWIKEGKKGKIVFTSSMGGLFTPSGYGIYVSTKHALEAIAEALADELKVYGIQIQTINPGAYLTGFNETMAENAFRWLDDEKNFTKRADMKANFDSLLGTPEGRLDPQEMIDAMIEIVPSDTGKFRNVVPQFVEDMLKEHQLKAWENQI, from the coding sequence ATGAAAACAAAAACAATTTTAATCACCGGAGCAGCTTCCGGATTTGGAGAAGGAACAGCAATCGGTTTGGCTAAATTGGGCCACAAAGTAATCGCAGGAGTGCAAATCGCGCCGCAATTGACAAGTATGCGTCAAAAAGTAGCAGAACTCGGACTTCAGGACAACATCGAAGTGATCAAACTGGATATCCTGGATAAGTACGATGTAAGAAATGCCTTGAAACTGGATATCGATGTGTTCTTCAGCAACGCAGGAATCGGTGAAAGCGGACCGGCATTCGAAATTCCATTGGATTTGGTGCGCGGAAATTACGAAACCAATGTGTTTGCACCGCTTGAACTGGCTCAGGGCTTCAGTTCCAAATGGATCAAAGAAGGTAAAAAAGGAAAAATCGTTTTCACTTCTTCCATGGGTGGTTTGTTCACACCTTCCGGTTACGGGATTTACGTTTCAACCAAACACGCGCTGGAAGCAATCGCAGAAGCATTGGCAGATGAGTTGAAAGTATACGGAATCCAGATCCAGACAATCAATCCGGGAGCATACCTGACAGGTTTCAACGAAACAATGGCTGAGAACGCTTTCCGTTGGTTGGACGATGAGAAAAACTTCACCAAACGTGCCGATATGAAAGCCAATTTCGACTCCTTGTTAGGAACACCTGAAGGAAGATTGGATCCGCAGGAAATGATCGATGCCATGATCGAGATTGTACCTTCCGATACCGGTAAA
- a CDS encoding heme-binding protein: METTQKQAFASLEKAVNKANELGVNANIAILDTTGYLKAFVRMDDAYLGSIDIAMGKAKTAMLFRMNSESVGEFLNPANGTYGMVNTNGGLVGFKGGVPVTEGNQIVAYIGVSGGSPDQDFEIATAGSQL, from the coding sequence ATGGAAACAACACAAAAACAAGCTTTTGCATCACTCGAGAAAGCGGTGAATAAAGCAAACGAATTGGGGGTCAATGCAAACATCGCCATTTTGGACACAACAGGTTACCTGAAAGCATTCGTAAGAATGGATGATGCCTACCTCGGATCAATCGATATCGCGATGGGAAAAGCAAAAACAGCGATGCTTTTTAGAATGAATTCCGAATCTGTAGGCGAATTCTTAAACCCGGCAAACGGCACTTATGGAATGGTGAACACGAATGGCGGACTCGTAGGATTTAAAGGCGGGGTTCCGGTCACGGAAGGAAATCAAATCGTAGCCTACATCGGAGTTTCAGGTGGAAGTCCGGACCAGGATTTTGAAATCGCAACGGCTGGAAGCCAGCTATAA
- a CDS encoding alpha/beta hydrolase translates to MKTLKTQLNRYFLLAIAFLFIGFTSANAQTTPAGIKNVVLVHGAFADGSGWKNLYEVLTAKGYHVTVVQNPLTSLEDDVTATLNALDMQDGPAILVGHSWGGVVITEAGNHPKAAGLVYVAALQPDKGETALQWLQTAPPAPENGVLPPNDKGIVYYDQAKYHAGFCADLSKKDADFMYASQGALHVSTLTATVSNAAWKTKPAYGIVATEDKSIAPEIERNMYKRSNTKITEIKGSHVVFISQPKAVADVIIKAATEIKL, encoded by the coding sequence ATGAAAACTTTAAAGACACAATTAAATCGTTATTTCCTGTTGGCAATAGCATTCCTTTTCATCGGATTTACAAGCGCTAATGCACAAACAACACCCGCAGGTATCAAAAATGTGGTACTGGTTCACGGAGCTTTTGCTGACGGTTCAGGCTGGAAGAATCTCTACGAAGTATTAACCGCAAAAGGGTATCATGTCACAGTCGTTCAAAATCCCTTAACATCGCTTGAAGACGATGTGACTGCAACCCTGAATGCTTTGGATATGCAGGATGGCCCCGCGATTCTGGTTGGCCATTCCTGGGGAGGCGTGGTGATTACCGAAGCCGGAAATCATCCGAAAGCAGCCGGCCTGGTATATGTTGCCGCACTTCAGCCCGACAAAGGAGAAACCGCCCTTCAATGGTTGCAAACTGCTCCGCCGGCTCCTGAAAACGGTGTATTGCCTCCGAACGACAAAGGAATCGTTTATTACGACCAGGCAAAATACCACGCTGGGTTTTGTGCGGACCTGAGTAAGAAAGACGCCGATTTTATGTACGCATCCCAGGGTGCACTTCATGTAAGTACGCTCACTGCAACGGTAAGCAATGCTGCCTGGAAAACAAAACCTGCTTACGGGATTGTGGCTACAGAGGATAAATCGATCGCACCTGAAATTGAGCGAAACATGTACAAAAGATCCAATACAAAGATCACCGAAATAAAAGGAAGCCATGTCGTTTTCATTTCACAGCCAAAGGCGGTTGCCGATGTGATCATCAAAGCCGCTACAGAGATCAAGTTATAA
- a CDS encoding OsmC family protein: MKFSRTANANWKGTGMEGTGTISTQSTTLNNAQLSFKTRFAEGVGTNPEELLAAAHSGCFTMQLSFLLNEAGFTAEDLNTSAKVTFEDGTITTIHLNTTGNVPNISEAQFIELAQKAKEVCPVSKLLKAEITLSVELTNN; encoded by the coding sequence ATGAAATTCTCAAGAACAGCAAACGCAAATTGGAAAGGTACCGGAATGGAAGGAACAGGTACAATCAGTACTCAAAGCACGACTTTGAACAATGCACAATTATCGTTTAAGACCCGCTTCGCAGAAGGAGTAGGAACAAACCCGGAAGAATTATTGGCAGCAGCACATTCCGGATGTTTTACCATGCAGTTGAGCTTCTTATTAAATGAAGCAGGATTCACAGCCGAAGATTTGAACACATCCGCAAAAGTGACTTTTGAAGATGGGACCATTACAACGATTCACTTAAATACAACAGGAAACGTTCCGAACATTTCAGAAGCACAATTTATCGAACTGGCACAAAAAGCAAAAGAAGTTTGTCCGGTTTCCAAATTACTGAAAGCTGAAATCACGCTTTCTGTTGAACTGACTAATAACTAA